The region CACTGTCGGCAACGATCCATTGCCTGTCAGGTTTGTCGCTCCATAACTCAGCTGCTCCTCGGTCACGACCTTTTTGTTTCCAAGATCCTGCTTTTTGAGCATCTTGGCATCGTTGACCCCTTTGTTGATGTTGACATAATCCCCGGCGAAGAGCACCGCACCGGCGGCGACAACGCTGATTAGGGTGATTTTCATGGTTCGTTTCATTCTTTTCCTCCCGTTTTATTTTGCTAAGAAATTCCTCAACTCAAAGCCCAGCGCCTCGTCATCGCAGACGTCGACACAGCGGCCGCAGTTGGTGCATTCACCCTTGGAGACAAATTCGCTCCGTTTTCCGATCATTCCCAGGACTTCCACCTCGGGACAGACATTTTTACATTTCATACAGAGGGTGCAGTTGTCACTGTTGTGCTTGACCCGGATCAGACTGTACTTCCCAATCACGGAGTAGACACCGCCCAGGGGGCAGATGTGACCGCACCATCCGTTCTTGACCGCAAAAAGGTCAAAAAGAAAGATCGCCACCAGCAGACCGATCCCGGCCCCCAGAGCGAAGCCCACGGACCCTTCGACGACCTGGATCCCGAAGACAACGTTCCGGTTGAAGATCGTGATGGGACTGACGATCTCGAAGGCCGCCAGACCTGTGACCGCCGAAACGATAAGCGCCAGAACGATCATGTAATAGCGCACATTGCGGGAGATCCAAATCTTCCGTTCGATTCGGTCGATTAGGAGCTTCCGACGCAGCCACGCCGCCAGATCGGTGATCATATTGACCGGGCAGACCCAACTGCAGAAAGCCCGTCCGCCGATGATGGCATAGAAGAGCGTGATGATCGCCGCTCCGATGAGGACATTGACCCCCACGACCGCACCGGTCGCAAAAATTTGCAACACGGCGAAGGGATCGCTCAGAGGGATTTTGCCCAGCACCAACGAGGTGGAGAGATCCCCCTGAAGCACTTTCCAGCCGTACCAGCTTCCCATGAAATAGAGCACGAGCAGTCCGATCTGGACAATCCGGCGAAGAATGAGGTATTTGATATTACTCCACTTCATCTCAGTACTCCACTCCCTTGTTCAGGTAATCCATGGGATTCTTGGCACTGCGCTTGTCATGGGTGGTGACATCCTTGCCGACGCGTTCCTTGACACGCTGCTGATCTTTTTTGTCCCACCCTTTGACATAGTGGGCCCCCGGTTTACCCAGGGCAATCTCACGGGGCAGGACGCGAATGGCCGGTTTTTCGGTCACACAAGCCTTTTCGCACAATCCGCAGCCGGTGCAGGCGTGCATATCCACCACCGGTTTGAGAAAGGCGTGTTTGCCGGTGCGCTCGTTTTTGTCGTATTCCAGGCGCAAAGCTTTGTCCATCAGAGGACAGGCGCGGTAGCAGGCGTCACACTGCAGGCCCCAGAAGGCGATGCAGGAGTTTTGATCGACGACCGCCAGCCCCATATCCATCATCGTATAGTCCAGCTCCCCCGTTTTGGGGTTGGTGACTTTGGTCAGATCCAGCGCGCCCGTCGGGCACGCCACGACACAGGGGATATCGTCACACATATAACAGGGGACATCCCTGGGAATGAAAAAGGGAGTCCCGATGGTCACATCGTCCTGGGCTCTGGCCATCTTGATCGTTCCGGGACGGGGCTCGCCCGTATCCCGGTCGATATTGCTGGGGCGATTGAAACAGGCCTCGGCACAAAGACCGCACTTGATGCAGGTCTTGAGAAAATCAGGCTCATCCAGCGCCGCGGGAGGTCGGAGTGTCAGTGGGGAGCTCTTGGCTTTTTCGGCATAGCCGGCCCAGAGCAATCCCCCCATGATCCCCAATCCCGTGGCATAGGCGAAATCCGTCAGGAACCTCCGCCGGGAGCTGATCGTCACTTT is a window of Nitratifractor salsuginis DSM 16511 DNA encoding:
- the napH gene encoding quinol dehydrogenase ferredoxin subunit NapH; this encodes MKWSNIKYLILRRIVQIGLLVLYFMGSWYGWKVLQGDLSTSLVLGKIPLSDPFAVLQIFATGAVVGVNVLIGAAIITLFYAIIGGRAFCSWVCPVNMITDLAAWLRRKLLIDRIERKIWISRNVRYYMIVLALIVSAVTGLAAFEIVSPITIFNRNVVFGIQVVEGSVGFALGAGIGLLVAIFLFDLFAVKNGWCGHICPLGGVYSVIGKYSLIRVKHNSDNCTLCMKCKNVCPEVEVLGMIGKRSEFVSKGECTNCGRCVDVCDDEALGFELRNFLAK
- the napG gene encoding ferredoxin-type protein NapG, with the protein product MGEKAKKVTISSRRRFLTDFAYATGLGIMGGLLWAGYAEKAKSSPLTLRPPAALDEPDFLKTCIKCGLCAEACFNRPSNIDRDTGEPRPGTIKMARAQDDVTIGTPFFIPRDVPCYMCDDIPCVVACPTGALDLTKVTNPKTGELDYTMMDMGLAVVDQNSCIAFWGLQCDACYRACPLMDKALRLEYDKNERTGKHAFLKPVVDMHACTGCGLCEKACVTEKPAIRVLPREIALGKPGAHYVKGWDKKDQQRVKERVGKDVTTHDKRSAKNPMDYLNKGVEY